The segment AATCTGGTCCTGCAGCAGCCGTTTACGGTCCGGAATTACTATGATGTCGGCAACAACCTGATCCTGCTCCACAAGGGCCGGATTGCCTTCGGCGACGAGGAGCAAGTAGTGGAGGAAGGCGAAATGCTGTTCATCCCCGGGGGCCGCGCTACCAAGGTTAGCTACGGCGAAGCTGCTGGTAAGACGATTACCAACGACGACCTGATCAGCAACAAAGACAAGTTTTTCCACTCCAACGCCGACTTGGACCTGATTGGCGATGCCGAGGAAAGCCACAGCCACGTGAGCTTCGAGGCCAAGGTGTTCGACTCGGTGAACTTCTTCGCCTCGCTCGACGTGCCCGCCTTCCTGATTACCGGCAACTCCAAGCTGGCCAATCTGGTGATTAAGGTAGTGGAGGAAAGCCTGCAGGAGCTGCCCGGCCGCGAGCGGCTTATCACCATCTACACCGAGAATATCGTGGTGGAGATTGTGCGCTACATCCTCAAGAACAAGATGTTTGTGGAGCAGCTGGCTACCAACAGCACCTACTTCAAGGATCCGCGCCTCATCGACCTGTTCAACTACATCAAGGAGAACATCGGCGGCGACCTGTCGAACAAAGTCCTCTCGAGCGTGGCCAACGTGTCGGAAGACTACGTGGGGCAGTACTTCAAGATGCTGACCGGCATCAACCCCCAGGACTACATCGAATACCAGCGCATGGAACGGGCCGTATTCCTGCTCCGTACCACCAAAAAGAGCATCCGCGACATTGGTAAGGAAGTGGGCTACAAGGATACGGCGTACTTCTGCCGCCGCTTCAAGATGATGTTCGGTATTCCGGCCGGCAAGATGCGCCGTCGTGAGTCGGCCATGAACATCTAACCACGGCCTCTTCGGATTAACCGAAGTCTGTGAAAATTAAAAATCAACCAGAAAGGCTACCTAAGCGGGTAGCCTTTCTGGTTGTAAGCCGGAGCAGTAGTGCGGCAAAATGCCGGTTGCAAAAACCGTGGTTCAGGCAATGTCCAATACCGCATTGAACGTGCGGACGACCTTCGACATTTCGGCCAGAAAATCCGGGGACTTTTCAATCTGGTTGCCAATGACGATGACGTCGGCGCCGGCGGCCAGGGCGGTATGCGCTTTTTCGGCCGTATTGATACCGCCGCCCACAATCAGGGGCGTTTCGGTGGCTTGGCGCACCGCCCGAATCGTGGCCGCGGAAACTGGATACATGGCCCCGCTGCCGCCGTCGAGGTACATCAGGCGCAGGCCCAGCTGCTCGCCGGCCATGGCCGTGCAGGCCGCAATAGTGGGCTTGTCGTAGGGCAGGGGCGTGGTGCCACTCATGTAGCTGGCCGTAGTTTGGCGGCCGGTATCGACCAGCATGTAGCCGGTGGGCAAGATCTGCAGGTTGCTGGCCCGCAGCAGGGGAGCTGCCACCACGTGCTGGCCGATCAGAAAATCGGGGTTGCGGCCCGAAATCAGGGACAGCAGCAGAATGCCGTCGGCCTGGGTGTCGAGGTGGAGGCTGTGGCTGGGAAACAGCAGCACGGGGACGGTACTACGGCTTTTTACTAAACGAATGAGCGACGCCTGGTGAGAGTTCATCACCAGGCTGCCGCCCACAAAAAAGTAATCAACAGGGTGTACTTCACTCAACTCCAGCAGCTGCCGGCATCCGGCCTCGTCCAGATGGTCTGGGTCGAGCAGGACGGCCAGAGATTTCTGGCCCCGGGCGCGGCGCTTACTGAGGGTTTCATGCAGATTGGTGAGGCGCATCCGCTTCGTCGTGGTGATACGTAAAGTCGATATCCTTCGTCTCGGGCTCGACGGTAAACGAGCCGGGAGAAGTTGCAAGGTCGGGATTTTTGACCACAGGTAAATATTCACCGACTTTTTTCGCCACGTAAGCCATCAAAACGGCCGTCACCTGAGCCAGCAGCATTTTGCCCGTGTCCGACTGCATAAAACTCTGGAAGGCGCCCGCCATTAGGTTGGCTGCTTCCGACGACTGTTTGGCCTGGGGCCGGTAAGCCGGCACCGAGTACGCCCGAGCGGCCCGGCGCGACACCGGCGGAAATGGGTCCATGTCGGAGTCGGTGTGGTACACGTCGGGGGCCAGGTGGGCCCGATCATGCGGCTGGGGTTCCTGGTGGCCCCGGTCGTTCTGGTGGCCATGGGCCGAGCCAAAGCCCAGGTCATCGGCCACGGCCGTGTCCAAGTCGGAATAGTGCTTACCGCGGTGCTTCAGCTCTTTTTTAGAAGAGGCAATCCGGTCGTGCAGGTCAAACTCCTCCAGGCCTTCATCAAAAGCCGAGGGCTTTTTGTTGCTGAAGGCTTTTTTGATCAGCCAGATACTGCCCAGCAAACCGACGCCGATGAGGGCGTACTTGCCGGCCGTTTGGGTTTTTTCCTTGATGTCATCAACGTCGCCCTGCAAGGCCCGCTCGTACTCAAGCTTTTGGCGCTCCAGAAACTCTCTTTCGTCGTCGAACAGTGGGTTGGTCAGCTCAGCCATGAGGTAGGTTATGCTTGGCGTTTGTCAGATTTGTAAATCGTGTTGTTCAGCAGCTTGTCGGCCAGGCCCTGGAACAACTTTTTGTCGACGCCCACCAGGAAGATAATGAGCAGCAGCAGGTAAAACCCGGCTACGGCCCCAAATCCCCAGAAGGAACTGTCGAAAACATCGTTTAGAGCCAGTCCGGCAAAGATGCTGAGGAAAATCAGGAACAGCAGCCCGATCAGGCCCATGGCCGCGCCATGCACCGTGCCGACGAAAGCCAGCTTGACTTTCTCCTGAACTTCGAGGCGGACTAGGTCGATACGCGTGTCGAGGTAGCCCTTGAGGTTGCCCACTAAACTATCGTTGCGGGGCGTTTTGGAAGCGTCGTCGTCGTAAGCCATACGGCGGGGAGAAGAATAGCGAGAAAAGATGTTAGACAGGTCGGAGACCAAAAAAACGAGCGGGAAGCCGGCTTTTTGGTTTGCTGGTTCATACGCAAAACCGTACGTCGTGTCTGAATTTTGCGTTACTTTTACTATATACTGCCCCGTTTTGAGCCAAAATCATTATCAGGTACTCGGTGTTTCCGCCACGGCTTCGGCGCAGGAAATAAAGCTGGCATACAAGCGGTTAGCTATTCAATTTCACCCCGATAAGCACGGCGGTAGCAGCCAGTTCGAGGAGCAGTTCAAGGCCGTGAGTGCGGCCTACCGCACACTGAGCGACCCGGCCCGGCGAGCCTCTTACGACCACCAGCTGCGGGCGGCGGCTTTGCGGGCTGATGAAGCGCGGCGGCAGCAGCAGTACCGGGCCCAGGGCCAGCACGTGTACGGCGTGCCCATGCCCCCGGCTCAGCCCCTGCGCACCCGGCGGCCGGCCGGCTCCACCGAGCGGCACTACCAGACCATAGCTAAGCGCCGCCCGAAGTTTACGCGCCGCGACTACCAACTCACGGCCGCGCTGGCCGCCTTGCTGCTGCTTTTCATCGTGTCGGTGAAGGTGACGATGGACCACGTGACGGCCGTCAGCAACTACGAAAATGGCTTGCGGGCCTACGCCGGCCGGCACTGGAGCACGGCCCACGGCTTTTTTTCCGAGGCGCTGCAGTTCAAGCCTCAGTATAAGGAGGCCCTGCAGCGGCGGGCCGAAATCGAGCAGCTCGTGTACCGCAACTACAAGGCGGCCCGCAATGACTACCGCAGCGCCCTTGGCCAGCAGAACTCGGCTAAGAAAACGGCTCTGCTACTCTTTCGGCTCGGGCAGTGTCAGGCCGGCCTAGCCCAGAAAGACTCGGCCCAGCGCAGCCTCACCCGGGCCCTGGCCCTGGACTCGACGCTGAGTGCCGCCTGGCTGGCCCGCGGGGAACTCCGGCTGTTCGAGCTACTGCAGTTCGATGGGGCCGTGGCTGATTTGTCGGCCGGCCTGCGGCAGCGGCAGGCTGCCGGTCAAGCCGCGTCGTTGAAATACCTGACGTACCGGGGCCTGGCTTATTATAAGATGCGCGAGTTTGGGGCGGCCCGAGCCGATTACCGGGAAGTTTTGGTGCAAAACCCCACGAATGGGCAGGTTCACTTTCTACTGGGACGCTTGGCCCAGCAGGAGGGCAACCCTGCGGCTGCCTGCGAGTTTTTTCGCCGGGCCATTCAGCTTGGGTATTTGTATGCTGGAGAAGCTCTGCAACAGAATTGCCCGTAGCCAGCGGCGTGAAGCGGAGCATGTCTGGCTAATTTTGTTGGCAAATATCATACTAATATAATTAGTGCAACGTATACTTGTGGCAAACCTACTTGCTACAATGAGCCGCGCTATTCTCCTCAACATTGCCCGGAAGCCCTTGCTGCTTCCCTTTTTTGAATCTGGCGTCCGGGCCGGGTTTCCTTCCCCGGCAGAAGACCACGTGGGCGTAAAGCTGGATTTGAATGCCTTACTGCTGCCCCATCCCAGCGCTACGTACCTGGTGCAGGTCGAGGGCCACAGCATGACCGGCGGTGAGTCGGGTATTCGGGACGGTGCCCTGCTGGCCGTGGATTGCCGGCTTACTCCCCGGCACGACGACATCATTATTGCCGTCATCGAAGGGCAGCACATGGTTAAGCGCCTGCTGCAGCGCGGCGCTACCTGGTGGCTGGTGCCCGATAATCCCCTGTTCCCGGCCATGCAGGTGCCCGAGCCGGACTTGTTTGACTGCTGGGGCGTGGTGACGTATGTGCTAACCGAGACGCGCCCTGGTAAGCTTTCCCGCCATGTTCGCGTTAGTTGACTGCAACAACTTCTACGTGTCGTGCGAGCGAATCTTTCAGCCCCGGCTGGAAGGCCGGCCCGTGGTAGTGCTGAGCAACAACGACGGTTGCATCGTGTCGCGCTCCGAAGAAGCCAAAGAGCTGGGCATTAAGATGGGCACGCCGTATTTCAAGGCCAAGCCGCTGCTGGACGCGCACGACGCCCGGGTTTTTTCCAGCAACTACGCTCTCTACGGCGACATTTCCCGGCGCGTGATGAGCTACCTGGCCGAAGTGGCGCCGGAAGTAGAAGTCTACTCCATTGACGAGGCCTTTCTCGATCTGACCGGCATGGAGCAGTGGCTGGAGCACAACCGCAGCAGCCTGACCGAATACGGGCGCCGCCTGAAGCAGGAAATTAAGCAGTGGATTCACGTTCCAATCTGCATGGGCATTGCCCCCACTAAGACGCTGGCTAAGCTGGCCAACCGGATAGCCAAAAAGGATCCGATGCACCACGGAGTGCTTCACCTCGACTCGGACGCCCGCTGCCGGTGGGCGCTGGAGCAAGTAGGAGTGGAGGACGTCTGGGGCATTGGGCGGCAATACGCACCCATGCTGCAGCAACACGGCATTGCTACGGCCGCCGACCTGGCGCGCGTGTCCGACGTCTGGGCCCGCAGGCACCTGGGTGGGGTGGTCGGGCTCCGAATAGTGCGGGAGTTGCAGGGCGTGCCGTGCCTGGAGATGATTCCGCCAGATGGGGGCGCCCAACCCCGGCACAGCGTGGCCTATACCCGCACTTTCGGTCAGCCGTTGGCCGCTTACCCGGATATTCTCAGTGCGGTAGCCACCTTCACCACCCGGGTGGCCGAAAAGCTCCGCCGCCAGGGCTGCGCCGCCAATATGCTCACCGTATTTATCAGTAAAAGTCGATACGGCCCCGCTCCGCCGCCCTACACGTATTCCAACACGCTGAGTTTGCCAGTGGCCACCCGGGACACTGCCGAGCTGCTACGCTACGCCCGCGTGGCTCTGAAGCAGCTGTGGCAACCCGGCACATCCTACAAAAAAGCCGGCGTGATTCTGACTGGTCTGGAGCCGGGCGGCCTGGCCCAGCTGAACTTATTCGTCGACAGCCCGCACGCCGAGCAACGCGCCCAACTCATGGCCGAGCTCGACAAGCTAAACACTCGTTACGGAGCCGGCACGGTTGGTTTTGCCGTGGAGCTGGCTGATAAGAATGGCTGCAAGGGTGCCTGGGCCGGCAAGAAAGAGATGCGCACACCGGCGTATACCACCAGCCTGCCGGAAGTATGGCGCATCAATATCGACGGGCTACTGCTGGGCTGAGCAGCCAGCATGGCTTGGGCTTGCTGCTGATAGTCAGTTCTGTATAAAACAGGTCGAGCTGGAGCTCCATGCTACTTTGATTGTCGGGTCACTGCTGAATTCATAGTGGTCCGGCAATGGCTACGTGGCAGAAAGGGGTTTGAAAACAAAAAAGCCCTTCCGCGGGAAGCAGAAGGGCTTTTTGTGGTAATGGTTGGAATCGAACCAACGACACCAGCATTTTCAGTGCTGTGCTCTACCAACTGAGCTACATTACCAGCTCTGGGCCCCCGCAGGCCGTTATTGCCGTTGGGGAGCACAAAAGTAGTAAACGAAAACGAACCTGCAAGTCTTCCCGAAAAAAATCTTTCTGCCGAAAAACCCGTAATTTGTTATGCATAACGAGTATATTTCGGACCTAACCCCAAACCTACCCTTTCCCGTGCACTTCTCTATCCAAAACATCCTCTTCTTGCTCGTCGCGGCGGCAGGCTTCGGTCTGTTTGCGTGGCAGGTTCGCAAGATCCGGGCAAACATCCTCGTCGGGCGCGACCGGGATATGTCGGGCAACGTCAGCGAGCGGCTAAACAAAACCTTGTTGGTGGCCCTGGGTCAGCAAAAGATGTTTAAGCGCATCACGCCCGCCTTATTACACCTGATTGTGTACGTGGGTTTCATCGTCATCAACATCGAAGTCGTCGAAATTCTGATTGACGGCATTTTCGGTACCCACCGCGCCCTGAGCTTTCTGGGGCCGTTGTACAGCGCCCTGGTCGGTACCAATGAAGTGCTGGGCGCCCTGGTAATTCTGGCCGTAGCGGCCTTCTGGTGGCGCCGCAACGTGAAGAAGGTGCGCCGCTTTACCGGTCCCGAGCTGCGCATGTGGCCCCGCCTCGACGCCAATATTATCCTCTACGTGGAGGTAATTCTGATGGTGGCCTTGTTCACGATGAACGCCGCCGACCTCAAGCTGCACCAAATTGAAGGAGTAGACCTGCCGGGCGCTTTCCCCATCAGCTCCCTGCTGACGGGCCTGCTGCCCGACAACGCTGCGGCCCTGGAAATTCTGGAGCGCGTGGGTTGGTGGGCGCACATTGTGGGCATTCTGTGCTTTCTAAACTATCTGCCCAGCAGCAAGCACTTCCACATTATCCTGGCTTTTCCGAACGTGTATTATTCGCGCCTGGTACCCCAGGGGCAGTTTTCGAATGTGGACAGCATCACCCACGAGGTGAAGGCTATGATGGACCCGAGCTACCAGGTGCCCGCGCCGGCCACCAACCCCGACGGCTCGGCTATGGCGCCCACGCCTTTCGGAGCCAAGGACGTGAACGATTTGGCCTGGACCAATCTACTGAACGCTTACTCCTGCACCGAGTGCGGCCGCTGCACCTCGGTGTGCCCAGCCAACATTACCGGCAAGCTGCTCTCGCCGCGCAAAATCATCATGGACACGCGCGACCGGATGGAGGAGAAGTACAACTCCCCGCTGATTTTTCAGCCCAACCTCTACGGCACCGAAGCCAAGCATGCCGAGCCGGAGGTGCTCGACAAGGAAAACCACACCCTGCTGCGCGGCTACGTGACGCCCGAGGAGCTCTGGGCCTGCACCACCTGCAACGCCTGCGTGGAAGCCTGCCCGGTAAACATCAACCCGCTGGAAAGCATCGTGGAAATGCGCCGCTTCCTGGTGCTGGAAGAGTCGGCCGCGCCTAACTCGCTGAATGTGATGTTCTCCAACATCGAGAATAACGGCGCGCCCTGGGCCTTCTCGCCTTCGGACCGCTTCAACTGGGCCGACGAGCTCTACGTGGCGGCAAAATAAAGGAGTTGTCAGTTGCTGGTTGTTAGTTGTCAGAATCTCGACAACGACAAGTAGAACTGACCACTCCACCTGACAACTACAAACTGACAACTGTCAACTACCTACAATGGCTGAGCAAACTGCCGCCCGTCAAATCAACGTTCCGCTCATGTCCAACCTGGCCGCGGCCGGGGAGGAGCCCGAAATCCTGTTCTGGGTGGGTTGCGCCGGGGCTTTCGACGACCGTTACAAGCGCGTTACCCGGGCCTTCGTCCGGATTCTGGAGCACGTGGGCGTGAAGTACGCCGTGCTGGGCATGGAAGAAACCTGCACCGGTGACCCGGCCAAGCGCGCCGGCAACGAGTTCCTGTTTCAGATGCAGGCCATGCAGAACATTACCACCTTCGAAGGCTACGGCATCAAGAAAATTGTAACAGCCTGCCCGCACTGCTTCAACACGATTAAAAACGAGTATCCGGCCCTGGGCGGTAACTACGAGGTAATTCACCACAGCACCTTCCTGCAGCAGCTCATCAACGAGGGCCGGGTGGGCGTGGCCGGGGGCGGCGAGTTCAAAGGCCAGCGCATCACCTTCCACGACTCCTGCTACCTGGGCCGGGCCAACAACATCTACGAAGCCCCGCGCGACGTGCTGGCCACCCTGGATGCCGACCTGGTAGAAATGAAGCGCAGCAAAGCCAACGGCCTGTGCTGCGGCGCCGGCGGGGCCCAAATGTGGAAAGAGCCCGAACCCGGCAAGAAGGACATCAACGTGGAGCGGACCGAGGAAGCCCTGGCCGCCCTCGACGGTAACGCCGCGGCCCTGGACGGCCTGCTGGGCGTGGAAAGCGGCAACGCCGGCGCCACGCCCGCCCCGCGCAACGGGCAGCAGCGCAGTATCATTGCCGTGTCGTGCCCGTTCTGCATGACCATGATGAGCGACGGGGTCAAGAACAAGGAGCGTGAAAACAACGTACAGGTGTTTGATTTGGCCGAGCTGATTGCCACGGCCGAAGGCCTGAACGCTTAAGCAGATTAACTTCCTGAAGGCAAGAAAAATACTTGCTTTCAACGAGCTGAATAAAGCTGCCCCGGCGGAACTTCCGACCGGGGCAGTTTACGTTTATAGGCGTGGGCTGCCGTACTATTGCTGCGGTTTACTTGTTGCTCCGTTGGCACCGGCCGGCTGCCGGTGCCGTCTTTGTCGTCTACCCTATCTATGTTCGTTCCTTTCTCTGACCTTCCGGCTTCGGCCCGCATTTGGATTTACCAGGCCAGCCGGCCCTTCACCAGCGCCGAAATAGCGCAGGTGGAACCCGCCCTGCAGCGCTTTGCCGCCGAGTGGACCAGCCACGGCCGCAACCTGGAGGCGTCGGCCGCTATTCTGCACCACCAATTCTTGGTTATTGGCCTCAATGAGGCCGTAGCTGACGCCAGCGGCTGCTCAATTGACGCCTCGGTGCGGTTTGTACGCTTGGTGGAAGAGCAACTGGACCTGCAGCTGCTGGAAAAGTCGCAGCTGGCCTTTCTCATCGATGGGCAAGTCGAGCTGGTGGACCGCCGAGTTTTGCGGCAGGCTGTGGCTGAGGGCCGCCTCACGCCCGCCACGCTGTACTTCGACAACACCGTAACGGATAATGCCAAACTGGGCCAGCAGTGGCCGGCGCCGGCCGCCATGACGTGGCTGGCCAAATATTTTTGATTCCCGGCGCTGCTCTTGATTCAGAGTAGAATAATGGGTAAACTTAGTATTATTGCTAGGCTCCGGTCGTTACAACACCGGACCTTTTACCATTTCACCTTCAGAAATCCATGAGGAATCTACTGTTTGTGTGCGTCGCAGCAGGCTCGGCCGCAATGCTGGGTAGTTGTGCTACGACGGGCAGCGTGAGCAAAGCGGATAAGCGTTTTGCCCGTGGTGAATACGAAACTGCAATTCAATTATATAAAGCGGACGTTGCCAAGGGCAAGAACGTGGCCCTGGCCAACTACCGCGTGGCAGAATCTTACCGGCTCTCCAACCGCATTGAGCAGGCCGAAGGTTACTACAAAGCCGCCCTGGACGGGGGCGTGAAAAACCCGGACGCGGCTTTCTATTACGGTTTGGCACTGAAAGCCAACGGCAAGTTTGACGAAGCCGCTTCCCGGTTCGAGGCCTATACCCAGAGCGGCTCGAACCGCACCTTGGCAGCCCGGGCCGAAACGGAGGCCAAAAACGCCCGCCTCGGCACCCAGATTGTGGCCATGAGCACCAATAACGAGGTAACACCCCTGGACCAAATCAACACGCCCTCGGCCGAGTTTAGCGCCACCATGATGCCCACAA is part of the Hymenobacter chitinivorans DSM 11115 genome and harbors:
- a CDS encoding helix-turn-helix domain-containing protein — its product is MEDYNKVIESLGVRYIKAKNLVLQQPFTVRNYYDVGNNLILLHKGRIAFGDEEQVVEEGEMLFIPGGRATKVSYGEAAGKTITNDDLISNKDKFFHSNADLDLIGDAEESHSHVSFEAKVFDSVNFFASLDVPAFLITGNSKLANLVIKVVEESLQELPGRERLITIYTENIVVEIVRYILKNKMFVEQLATNSTYFKDPRLIDLFNYIKENIGGDLSNKVLSSVANVSEDYVGQYFKMLTGINPQDYIEYQRMERAVFLLRTTKKSIRDIGKEVGYKDTAYFCRRFKMMFGIPAGKMRRRESAMNI
- a CDS encoding geranylgeranylglyceryl/heptaprenylglyceryl phosphate synthase; the protein is MRLTNLHETLSKRRARGQKSLAVLLDPDHLDEAGCRQLLELSEVHPVDYFFVGGSLVMNSHQASLIRLVKSRSTVPVLLFPSHSLHLDTQADGILLLSLISGRNPDFLIGQHVVAAPLLRASNLQILPTGYMLVDTGRQTTASYMSGTTPLPYDKPTIAACTAMAGEQLGLRLMYLDGGSGAMYPVSAATIRAVRQATETPLIVGGGINTAEKAHTALAAGADVIVIGNQIEKSPDFLAEMSKVVRTFNAVLDIA
- a CDS encoding phage holin family protein: MAYDDDASKTPRNDSLVGNLKGYLDTRIDLVRLEVQEKVKLAFVGTVHGAAMGLIGLLFLIFLSIFAGLALNDVFDSSFWGFGAVAGFYLLLLIIFLVGVDKKLFQGLADKLLNNTIYKSDKRQA
- a CDS encoding J domain-containing protein, whose translation is MSQNHYQVLGVSATASAQEIKLAYKRLAIQFHPDKHGGSSQFEEQFKAVSAAYRTLSDPARRASYDHQLRAAALRADEARRQQQYRAQGQHVYGVPMPPAQPLRTRRPAGSTERHYQTIAKRRPKFTRRDYQLTAALAALLLLFIVSVKVTMDHVTAVSNYENGLRAYAGRHWSTAHGFFSEALQFKPQYKEALQRRAEIEQLVYRNYKAARNDYRSALGQQNSAKKTALLLFRLGQCQAGLAQKDSAQRSLTRALALDSTLSAAWLARGELRLFELLQFDGAVADLSAGLRQRQAAGQAASLKYLTYRGLAYYKMREFGAARADYREVLVQNPTNGQVHFLLGRLAQQEGNPAAACEFFRRAIQLGYLYAGEALQQNCP
- a CDS encoding LexA family protein, whose translation is MSRAILLNIARKPLLLPFFESGVRAGFPSPAEDHVGVKLDLNALLLPHPSATYLVQVEGHSMTGGESGIRDGALLAVDCRLTPRHDDIIIAVIEGQHMVKRLLQRGATWWLVPDNPLFPAMQVPEPDLFDCWGVVTYVLTETRPGKLSRHVRVS
- a CDS encoding Y-family DNA polymerase; amino-acid sequence: MFALVDCNNFYVSCERIFQPRLEGRPVVVLSNNDGCIVSRSEEAKELGIKMGTPYFKAKPLLDAHDARVFSSNYALYGDISRRVMSYLAEVAPEVEVYSIDEAFLDLTGMEQWLEHNRSSLTEYGRRLKQEIKQWIHVPICMGIAPTKTLAKLANRIAKKDPMHHGVLHLDSDARCRWALEQVGVEDVWGIGRQYAPMLQQHGIATAADLARVSDVWARRHLGGVVGLRIVRELQGVPCLEMIPPDGGAQPRHSVAYTRTFGQPLAAYPDILSAVATFTTRVAEKLRRQGCAANMLTVFISKSRYGPAPPPYTYSNTLSLPVATRDTAELLRYARVALKQLWQPGTSYKKAGVILTGLEPGGLAQLNLFVDSPHAEQRAQLMAELDKLNTRYGAGTVGFAVELADKNGCKGAWAGKKEMRTPAYTTSLPEVWRINIDGLLLG
- a CDS encoding (Fe-S)-binding protein yields the protein MHFSIQNILFLLVAAAGFGLFAWQVRKIRANILVGRDRDMSGNVSERLNKTLLVALGQQKMFKRITPALLHLIVYVGFIVINIEVVEILIDGIFGTHRALSFLGPLYSALVGTNEVLGALVILAVAAFWWRRNVKKVRRFTGPELRMWPRLDANIILYVEVILMVALFTMNAADLKLHQIEGVDLPGAFPISSLLTGLLPDNAAALEILERVGWWAHIVGILCFLNYLPSSKHFHIILAFPNVYYSRLVPQGQFSNVDSITHEVKAMMDPSYQVPAPATNPDGSAMAPTPFGAKDVNDLAWTNLLNAYSCTECGRCTSVCPANITGKLLSPRKIIMDTRDRMEEKYNSPLIFQPNLYGTEAKHAEPEVLDKENHTLLRGYVTPEELWACTTCNACVEACPVNINPLESIVEMRRFLVLEESAAPNSLNVMFSNIENNGAPWAFSPSDRFNWADELYVAAK
- a CDS encoding (Fe-S)-binding protein; this encodes MSNLAAAGEEPEILFWVGCAGAFDDRYKRVTRAFVRILEHVGVKYAVLGMEETCTGDPAKRAGNEFLFQMQAMQNITTFEGYGIKKIVTACPHCFNTIKNEYPALGGNYEVIHHSTFLQQLINEGRVGVAGGGEFKGQRITFHDSCYLGRANNIYEAPRDVLATLDADLVEMKRSKANGLCCGAGGAQMWKEPEPGKKDINVERTEEALAALDGNAAALDGLLGVESGNAGATPAPRNGQQRSIIAVSCPFCMTMMSDGVKNKERENNVQVFDLAELIATAEGLNA